In Nicotiana tabacum cultivar K326 chromosome 2, ASM71507v2, whole genome shotgun sequence, the following proteins share a genomic window:
- the LOC142166864 gene encoding uncharacterized protein LOC142166864 has translation MQSKQKSYVDKKVRDVAFIEGEMLFLEFHVMKGVMRFWKEGKLSPRYIYPFEMLESVGEKYYEDKSHVLNFNSVQLDENPAYEEGSVVISDRMVQKLRSKDNASAKVQ, from the exons ATGCAGTccaagcagaagagttatgttgataagaaggttcgtgatgtagcTTTCATAGAAGGTGAGATGTTATTCTTAGAGTTTCACGTAATGAAGGGCGTAATGAGATTTTGGAAGGAGGGCaaattgagtcctcggtataTTTATCCTTTTGAGATGTTAGAGAGTGTTGGTGAG aagtattatGAAGACAAGTCACATGTGTTGAATTTCAATTCAGTGCAGTTGGATGAGAATCCGGCTTATGAAGAAGGGTCGGTGGTCATTTCGGATAGGATGGTTCAGAAGTTAAGGTCAAAAGATAATGCATCAGCGAAGGTTCAGTAG